In Enoplosus armatus isolate fEnoArm2 chromosome 2, fEnoArm2.hap1, whole genome shotgun sequence, one DNA window encodes the following:
- the snrpb2 gene encoding U2 small nuclear ribonucleoprotein B'' produces MDIRPNHTIYINNVNDKVKKEELKRSLYALFSQFGQIVDIVAMKTMKMRGQAFVVFKELTAATNALRQLQGFPFYNKPMRIQYAKTDSEVIAKVKGTYGDKDKKKEKKKKALEPASSLAKKPAAGSAAPVHSPAAQVPDNPPNYILFLNNLPEETNEMMLSMLFNQFPGFKEVRLVPGKHDIAFVEFESDTQAGVAKDALQGFRITATCAMKITYAKK; encoded by the exons ATGGATATCCGACCAAACCACACCATTTACATCAACAATGTAAACGATAAAGTCAAGAAAGAAG AGCTGAAGCGCTCGCTCTACGCGCTCTTCTCTCAGTTCGGTCAGATAGTCGATATCGTGGCCATGAAGACCATGAAGATGAGGGGACAGGCCTTCGTCGTCTTCAAAGAGCTCACCGCAGCCACCAACGCACTGAGGCAACTGCAGGGCTTCCCCTTCTACAACAAGCCCATG AGGATACAGTACGCCAAGACCGACTCAGAGGTCATTGCCAAGGTGAAGGGAACGTATGGCGACAAGGacaaaaagaaggagaagaagaagaaagctcTGGAGCCGGCATCTAGCCTAGCAAAGAAACCAGCAGCG GGATCAGCGGCTCCTGTGCACTCACCTGCAGCACAG GTGCCGGACAACCCCCCTAACTACATCCTGTTCCTCAACAACCTGCCTGAAGAGACCAACGAGATGATGCTCTCCATGCTGTTCAACCA GTTTCCTGGTTTCAAAGAGGTGCGGCTCGTCCCGGGGAAACACGACATCGCCTTTGTGGAGTTTGAAAGCGACACGCAGGCGGGCGTGGCTAAAGACGCGCTGCAGGGCTTCAGAATCACCGCGACCTGCGCCATGAAGATCACGTACGCCAAGAAGTAG
- the kif16ba gene encoding kinesin-like protein KIF16B isoform X2 codes for MASVRVAVRVRPMNRREKDLTAKCIIKMEGNKTSITNLKIPDGIAGDSTRDRTKTFTYDFSYDSTDCKSSTFVSQEKVFKDLGSDVLKAAFEGYNACVFAYGQTGSGKSYTMMGNPGDAGVIPRFCEGLFSRISEATRWDEASFRTEVSYLEIYNERVRDLLRRKSTQTYNLRVREHPKDGPYVEDLSKHLVQNYSDVEELMEAGNINRTTASTGMNDVSSRSHAIFTINFTQAKFDAEMPSETVSKIHLVDLAGSERADATGATGVRLKEGGNINKSLVTLGNVISSLADMSQDGGNTNLKKKSVFVPYRDSVLTWLLKDSLGGNSKTIMIATVSPADVNYGETLSTLRYANRAKNIINKPTINEDGNVRLIRELRAEIARLKALLVQGNQIALLDSPTALSMEEKLHQNEARVLELTKEWTNKWNETQNILKEETLALRKEGIGVVLDSELPHLIGIDDDLLSTGIILYHLKEGRTYVGREDASTEQDIILHGLDLESEHCMFESQNGTVTLVPLGGAQCSVNGVQVTEPSQLNQGAVILLGRTNMFRFNHPKEAAKLREKRKSGLLSTFSLSMTDLSKSCESLSTVMLYNPGLEFERQQREELEKLELKRRLIKEMEAKHQSEKAELERLQQEVESQRKESEEVQQRILRQEESLRHRSQDIESRLQDFLAEKERFEEERRSEVQGEDLQQRKQQEDEAEEEQDEEQRRQQEAAEQTEIYRELERLKREREEQKVRLETERRRLEEQEREQLSLVGRLEEQLREKHEAAATLLTREDARRMEEERRALAEIREALLRAKEAGERLDVEDASEEARSAQARYTDFKEAQVKELGQLEEGLRQQREHLEKEVAAERNTLLLLGHGLKERQQQLKEVQEKGAQDATAVCQEEQLVKQAEHRLQFKERQLASLADGLLPALAEEKQRAVEMLERSGGGSNGNCNSPPGLDNTLYQVEKELEDKEEKLNLHLHSSQQLQQLQETYEFTANVARQEEKVRRKEKEILESKEKQQREAMEQAVARLERRHSALRRSVSLEPDTEEQRHKSSLIRNLRTGADLDQQRINAYIEEEVQRRLRKMNLLNGSSSNMDLSLSCESLRDDEKLQNINPRKLKYEHLVSRPLGTSADGLQEPVKISIPRYVLRGQGKDEHFEFEVKITVMDEMWTVFRRYSRFREMHKSLKLKYPELAALEFPPKKLFGNRDERMVAERRNQLERYLRNLFRVMLSSSGSPLRTDADGGFHLTKHAICEFSPFFKKGVFDYSSHGTG; via the exons ATGGCATCGGTCCGGGTGGCTGTCCGGGTCAGGCCCATGAACAGGCG GGAGAAGGACTTGACTGCAAAATGCATCATCAAGATGGAAGGGAACAAAACCTCCATCACCAACCTGAag ATCCCCGACGGCATCGCAGGTGATTCCACGAGGGATCGAACGAAGACTTTTACGTACGACTTCTCCTACGACTCCACGGACTGTAAGAGCTCCACATTCGTCTCCCAGGAAAAG gtTTTCAAAGACCTGGGCTCAGACGTGTTGAAGGCGGCGTTTGAGGGCTACAACGCCTGCGTCTTTGCTTATGGTCAGACCGGCTCGGGGAAGTCCTACACCATGATGGGAAATCCA ggaGATGCAGGTGTGATCCCGAGGTTCTGTGAAGGTTTGTTCAGCCGTATCTCCGAGGCGACTCGATGGGACGAAGCTTCGTTTCGTACAGAAGTCAG CTACCTGGAGATCTACAATGAGAGGGTGAGGGACCTGCTGAGGAGGAAATCCACTCAGACCTACAACCTGAGAGTCCGGGAGCACCCAAAAGACGGGCCGTATGTAGAAG ATCTGTCCAAACACCTGGTGCAGAACTACAGCGACGTGGAGGAGCTGATGGAGGCCGGAAACATCAACCGCACCACCGCCAGCACCGGCATGAACGACGTCAGCAGCCGCTCGCACGCCATCTTCACCATCAACTTCACACAG GCTAAGTTCGATGCAGAGATGCCCAGCGAGACGGTTAGTAAGATCCACCTGGTCGACCTGGCCGGCAGCGAGCGAGCCGACGCCACCGGAGCGACCGGCGTCCGactgaaggaaggagggaacATCAACAAGTCGCTGGTCACCCTGGGCAACGTCATCTCGTCTCTGG CGGACATGTCGCAGGACGGAGGGAACACCAACCTGAAGAAGAAGTCAGTGTTCGTCCCCTACAGAGACTCCGTGCTGACATGGCTGCTGAAAGACAGCCTGGGCGGCAACTCCAAGACCATCATGATCGCCA CCGTTTCCCCCGCTGATGTGAACTATGGAGAGACGCTCAGCACTCTGCGATACGCTAACCGAGCCAAGAACATCATCAACAAACCCACCATCAACGAGGACGGCAACGTCCGGCTGATCAGAGAGCTGCGGGCTGAAATCGCCCGGCTGAAAGCTCTGCTGGTTCAGGGCAACCAG attGCTCTCCTGGATTCGCCCACTGCTCTGAGTATGGAGGAGAAACTGCACCAGAATGAAGCCAGA GTCCTGGAGCTGACTAAAGAGTGGACCAACAAATGGAACGAGACACAGAACATCCTCAAG gaggagacTCTTGCTCTGAGGAAAGAGGGGATCGGAGTGGTGCTGGACTCTGAGCTGCCTCACCTCATCGGCATCGACGACGACCTCCTCAGTACCGGCATCATCCTGTACCATTTAAAG GAGGGACGGACATACGTGGGCAGAGAGGACGCGTCCACAGAGCAGGACATCA TCCTGCACGGTCTGGACCTGGAGAGTGAACACTGTATGTTTGAGAGCCAGAACGGCACAGTGACTCTGGTGCCGCTCGGCGGAGCTCAATGTTCCGTTAATGGAGTTCAGGTGACGGAGCCGTCGCAGCTCAACCAAG GTGCCGTTATTCTGCTCGGCAGGACCAACATGTTTCGGTTCAACCATCCGAAGGAGGCGGCCAAGCTGCGGGAGAAACGGAAG AGCGGCCTGCTCTCTACATTCAGCCTCTCTATGACGGATCTGTCCAAGTCCTGTGAAAGCCTGTCCACTGTGATGCTCTACAACCCCGG gttgGAGTTTGAGAGACAGCAGCGAGAAGAGCTGGAGAAACTGGAGCTGAAAAG GAGGCTGATCAAGGAGATGGAGGCAAAGCACCAGAGTGAGAAGGCAGAGCTGGAGCgcctgcagcaggaggtggagagtCAGCGTAAGGAGTCTGAGGAGGTGCAGCAGCGGATTCTCCGTCAGGAGGAGAGCCTCCGCCACCGCAGCCAGGACATCGAGAGCCGCCTGCAAGACTTCCTTGCTGAGAAGGAGCGCTTTGAGGAGGAGAGACGCTCAGAGGTCCAAGGGGAGGACCTCCAGCAGCGGAAACAGCAGGAGgatgaagcagaggaggagcaggatgaggagcagcggcggcagcaggaGGCGGCAGAGCAGACTGAGATCTACCGCGAGCTGGAGAGGCTGAAGAGGGAGCGCGAGGAGCAGAAGGTTCGTCTGGAGACTGAGCGGCGGcggctggaggagcaggagagggagcagcTGAGTCTGGTGGGGAGGCTGGAGGaacagctgagagagaaacacgAGGCCGCCGCCACCCTGCTGACCCGGGAGGACGCCCGCCGCATGGAGGAGGAACGTCGAGCCCTGGCTGAGATCAGAGAAGCACTCCTCCGTGCCAAAGAAGCTGGAGAGCGGCTGGATGTGGAGGATGCAAGCGAGGAGGCGAGATCTGCCCAGGCACGATACACGGACTTCAAAGAGGCTCAGGTGAAGGAGCTGGGCCAGCTGGAGGAGGGGCTCCGGCAGCAGAGGGAGCACCTGGAGAAAGAGGTCGCTGCTGAGCGTAATACACTGCTGCTCCTCGGCCACGGCCTCAAAGAGCgacaacagcagctgaaagaggTGCAGGAGAAGGGGGCGCAGGACGCTACAGCTGTCTgccaggaggagcagctggtcAAACAGGCGGAGCACAGACTGCAGTTTAAGGAGCGTCAGCTGGCCAGCCTGGCCGACGGCCTCCTCCCTGCGCTGGCCGAGGAGAAGCAGCGAGCAGTGGAGATGCTGGAGCGCAGCGGCGGAGGAAGCAACGGGAACTGCAACAGCCCGCCGGGCCTCGACAACACGCTGTACCAGgtggagaaggagctggaggacaaagaggagaaactgaACCTCCACTTGCACAGctctcagcagctccagcagctccaggagACCTACGAGTTCACGGCCAACGTAGCGcggcaggaggagaaggtgaggaggaaggagaaggagatcCTGGAGTCGAAGGAGAAGCAACAGAGGGAGGCGATGGAGCAGGCGGTGGCCCGGCTGGAGAGGAGGCACTCGGCCCTGAGGCGCAGCGTCTCCCTGGAGCCCGACACCGAGGAGCAGAGGCACAAGAGCTCGCTCATCAGGAACCTGAGAACGGGGGCCGACCTGGACCAGCAGAG GATAAACGCGTACATTGAAGAGGAAGTCCAGCGAAGGTTACGCAAGATGAATCTTctcaatggcagcagcagcaacatggatctgtctctgtcctgtgaGTCTCTCAGG gATGACGAAAAGCTGCAAAACATTAATCCGAGGAAGCTTAAGTATGAG CACCTGGTCTCTCGTCCTCTGGGGACGAGCGCCGACGGCCTCCAGGAGCCCGTTAAAATTAGCATTCCCCGTTACGTTCTCCGCGGGCAGGGGAAGGACGAGCACTTTGAGTTCGAGGTGAAG
- the kif16ba gene encoding kinesin-like protein KIF16B isoform X1 has translation MASVRVAVRVRPMNRREKDLTAKCIIKMEGNKTSITNLKIPDGIAGDSTRDRTKTFTYDFSYDSTDCKSSTFVSQEKVFKDLGSDVLKAAFEGYNACVFAYGQTGSGKSYTMMGNPGDAGVIPRFCEGLFSRISEATRWDEASFRTEVSYLEIYNERVRDLLRRKSTQTYNLRVREHPKDGPYVEDLSKHLVQNYSDVEELMEAGNINRTTASTGMNDVSSRSHAIFTINFTQAKFDAEMPSETVSKIHLVDLAGSERADATGATGVRLKEGGNINKSLVTLGNVISSLADMSQDGGNTNLKKKSVFVPYRDSVLTWLLKDSLGGNSKTIMIATVSPADVNYGETLSTLRYANRAKNIINKPTINEDGNVRLIRELRAEIARLKALLVQGNQIALLDSPTALSMEEKLHQNEARVLELTKEWTNKWNETQNILKEETLALRKEGIGVVLDSELPHLIGIDDDLLSTGIILYHLKEGRTYVGREDASTEQDIILHGLDLESEHCMFESQNGTVTLVPLGGAQCSVNGVQVTEPSQLNQGAVILLGRTNMFRFNHPKEAAKLREKRKSGLLSTFSLSMTDLSKSCESLSTVMLYNPGLEFERQQREELEKLELKRRLIKEMEAKHQSEKAELERLQQEVESQRKESEEVQQRILRQEESLRHRSQDIESRLQDFLAEKERFEEERRSEVQGEDLQQRKQQEDEAEEEQDEEQRRQQEAAEQTEIYRELERLKREREEQKVRLETERRRLEEQEREQLSLVGRLEEQLREKHEAAATLLTREDARRMEEERRALAEIREALLRAKEAGERLDVEDASEEARSAQARYTDFKEAQVKELGQLEEGLRQQREHLEKEVAAERNTLLLLGHGLKERQQQLKEVQEKGAQDATAVCQEEQLVKQAEHRLQFKERQLASLADGLLPALAEEKQRAVEMLERSGGGSNGNCNSPPGLDNTLYQVEKELEDKEEKLNLHLHSSQQLQQLQETYEFTANVARQEEKVRRKEKEILESKEKQQREAMEQAVARLERRHSALRRSVSLEPDTEEQRHKSSLIRNLRTGADLDQQRVEREIQKLRQRISEGEDNNRTHSISNDEKASHNSSPVSHIQSLNTLLPLSDDRINAYIEEEVQRRLRKMNLLNGSSSNMDLSLSCESLRDDEKLQNINPRKLKYEHLVSRPLGTSADGLQEPVKISIPRYVLRGQGKDEHFEFEVKITVMDEMWTVFRRYSRFREMHKSLKLKYPELAALEFPPKKLFGNRDERMVAERRNQLERYLRNLFRVMLSSSGSPLRTDADGGFHLTKHAICEFSPFFKKGVFDYSSHGTG, from the exons ATGGCATCGGTCCGGGTGGCTGTCCGGGTCAGGCCCATGAACAGGCG GGAGAAGGACTTGACTGCAAAATGCATCATCAAGATGGAAGGGAACAAAACCTCCATCACCAACCTGAag ATCCCCGACGGCATCGCAGGTGATTCCACGAGGGATCGAACGAAGACTTTTACGTACGACTTCTCCTACGACTCCACGGACTGTAAGAGCTCCACATTCGTCTCCCAGGAAAAG gtTTTCAAAGACCTGGGCTCAGACGTGTTGAAGGCGGCGTTTGAGGGCTACAACGCCTGCGTCTTTGCTTATGGTCAGACCGGCTCGGGGAAGTCCTACACCATGATGGGAAATCCA ggaGATGCAGGTGTGATCCCGAGGTTCTGTGAAGGTTTGTTCAGCCGTATCTCCGAGGCGACTCGATGGGACGAAGCTTCGTTTCGTACAGAAGTCAG CTACCTGGAGATCTACAATGAGAGGGTGAGGGACCTGCTGAGGAGGAAATCCACTCAGACCTACAACCTGAGAGTCCGGGAGCACCCAAAAGACGGGCCGTATGTAGAAG ATCTGTCCAAACACCTGGTGCAGAACTACAGCGACGTGGAGGAGCTGATGGAGGCCGGAAACATCAACCGCACCACCGCCAGCACCGGCATGAACGACGTCAGCAGCCGCTCGCACGCCATCTTCACCATCAACTTCACACAG GCTAAGTTCGATGCAGAGATGCCCAGCGAGACGGTTAGTAAGATCCACCTGGTCGACCTGGCCGGCAGCGAGCGAGCCGACGCCACCGGAGCGACCGGCGTCCGactgaaggaaggagggaacATCAACAAGTCGCTGGTCACCCTGGGCAACGTCATCTCGTCTCTGG CGGACATGTCGCAGGACGGAGGGAACACCAACCTGAAGAAGAAGTCAGTGTTCGTCCCCTACAGAGACTCCGTGCTGACATGGCTGCTGAAAGACAGCCTGGGCGGCAACTCCAAGACCATCATGATCGCCA CCGTTTCCCCCGCTGATGTGAACTATGGAGAGACGCTCAGCACTCTGCGATACGCTAACCGAGCCAAGAACATCATCAACAAACCCACCATCAACGAGGACGGCAACGTCCGGCTGATCAGAGAGCTGCGGGCTGAAATCGCCCGGCTGAAAGCTCTGCTGGTTCAGGGCAACCAG attGCTCTCCTGGATTCGCCCACTGCTCTGAGTATGGAGGAGAAACTGCACCAGAATGAAGCCAGA GTCCTGGAGCTGACTAAAGAGTGGACCAACAAATGGAACGAGACACAGAACATCCTCAAG gaggagacTCTTGCTCTGAGGAAAGAGGGGATCGGAGTGGTGCTGGACTCTGAGCTGCCTCACCTCATCGGCATCGACGACGACCTCCTCAGTACCGGCATCATCCTGTACCATTTAAAG GAGGGACGGACATACGTGGGCAGAGAGGACGCGTCCACAGAGCAGGACATCA TCCTGCACGGTCTGGACCTGGAGAGTGAACACTGTATGTTTGAGAGCCAGAACGGCACAGTGACTCTGGTGCCGCTCGGCGGAGCTCAATGTTCCGTTAATGGAGTTCAGGTGACGGAGCCGTCGCAGCTCAACCAAG GTGCCGTTATTCTGCTCGGCAGGACCAACATGTTTCGGTTCAACCATCCGAAGGAGGCGGCCAAGCTGCGGGAGAAACGGAAG AGCGGCCTGCTCTCTACATTCAGCCTCTCTATGACGGATCTGTCCAAGTCCTGTGAAAGCCTGTCCACTGTGATGCTCTACAACCCCGG gttgGAGTTTGAGAGACAGCAGCGAGAAGAGCTGGAGAAACTGGAGCTGAAAAG GAGGCTGATCAAGGAGATGGAGGCAAAGCACCAGAGTGAGAAGGCAGAGCTGGAGCgcctgcagcaggaggtggagagtCAGCGTAAGGAGTCTGAGGAGGTGCAGCAGCGGATTCTCCGTCAGGAGGAGAGCCTCCGCCACCGCAGCCAGGACATCGAGAGCCGCCTGCAAGACTTCCTTGCTGAGAAGGAGCGCTTTGAGGAGGAGAGACGCTCAGAGGTCCAAGGGGAGGACCTCCAGCAGCGGAAACAGCAGGAGgatgaagcagaggaggagcaggatgaggagcagcggcggcagcaggaGGCGGCAGAGCAGACTGAGATCTACCGCGAGCTGGAGAGGCTGAAGAGGGAGCGCGAGGAGCAGAAGGTTCGTCTGGAGACTGAGCGGCGGcggctggaggagcaggagagggagcagcTGAGTCTGGTGGGGAGGCTGGAGGaacagctgagagagaaacacgAGGCCGCCGCCACCCTGCTGACCCGGGAGGACGCCCGCCGCATGGAGGAGGAACGTCGAGCCCTGGCTGAGATCAGAGAAGCACTCCTCCGTGCCAAAGAAGCTGGAGAGCGGCTGGATGTGGAGGATGCAAGCGAGGAGGCGAGATCTGCCCAGGCACGATACACGGACTTCAAAGAGGCTCAGGTGAAGGAGCTGGGCCAGCTGGAGGAGGGGCTCCGGCAGCAGAGGGAGCACCTGGAGAAAGAGGTCGCTGCTGAGCGTAATACACTGCTGCTCCTCGGCCACGGCCTCAAAGAGCgacaacagcagctgaaagaggTGCAGGAGAAGGGGGCGCAGGACGCTACAGCTGTCTgccaggaggagcagctggtcAAACAGGCGGAGCACAGACTGCAGTTTAAGGAGCGTCAGCTGGCCAGCCTGGCCGACGGCCTCCTCCCTGCGCTGGCCGAGGAGAAGCAGCGAGCAGTGGAGATGCTGGAGCGCAGCGGCGGAGGAAGCAACGGGAACTGCAACAGCCCGCCGGGCCTCGACAACACGCTGTACCAGgtggagaaggagctggaggacaaagaggagaaactgaACCTCCACTTGCACAGctctcagcagctccagcagctccaggagACCTACGAGTTCACGGCCAACGTAGCGcggcaggaggagaaggtgaggaggaaggagaaggagatcCTGGAGTCGAAGGAGAAGCAACAGAGGGAGGCGATGGAGCAGGCGGTGGCCCGGCTGGAGAGGAGGCACTCGGCCCTGAGGCGCAGCGTCTCCCTGGAGCCCGACACCGAGGAGCAGAGGCACAAGAGCTCGCTCATCAGGAACCTGAGAACGGGGGCCGACCTGGACCAGCAGAG agtgGAGCGGGAGATCCAGAAGCTGAGACAGAGGATCAGTGAAGGGGAAGACAACAACAGGACTCACTCCATCAGTAACGATGAGAAGGCGAGTCACAACAGCTCCCCAGTCAGCCACATCCAGAGTCTGAACACACTGCTGCCGCTGTCGGACGACAG GATAAACGCGTACATTGAAGAGGAAGTCCAGCGAAGGTTACGCAAGATGAATCTTctcaatggcagcagcagcaacatggatctgtctctgtcctgtgaGTCTCTCAGG gATGACGAAAAGCTGCAAAACATTAATCCGAGGAAGCTTAAGTATGAG CACCTGGTCTCTCGTCCTCTGGGGACGAGCGCCGACGGCCTCCAGGAGCCCGTTAAAATTAGCATTCCCCGTTACGTTCTCCGCGGGCAGGGGAAGGACGAGCACTTTGAGTTCGAGGTGAAG